Proteins encoded within one genomic window of Aerococcus viridans:
- a CDS encoding deoxynucleoside kinase, translating to MTMITVGGMIGLGKTTVTNLIRDELDFKPFYESVEDNIMLPYFYKASPEEQLLKRYPFLTQLDFLNSRFKTIKQASREDKTVLDRSIFEDWYFARVNTDIGRISEEEFSIYENLSRNMMEELAEIPRKHPDLMLYLHGSFETVMTRIENRGRDFEQGEELTNYYHRLWSGYDDWVENHYNQSKVMFIDMEKYDLVKYPHHQNVLIQDIKDFMIENDIVTADTFE from the coding sequence ATGACAATGATAACCGTTGGTGGGATGATCGGCCTAGGTAAAACCACCGTTACAAACTTAATCAGAGATGAATTAGACTTTAAACCCTTCTACGAATCGGTAGAGGATAACATTATGTTGCCTTATTTTTATAAAGCTAGTCCAGAAGAGCAATTGTTGAAGCGGTATCCATTTTTAACACAATTGGATTTTTTGAATTCACGATTTAAAACAATTAAGCAAGCTTCTAGAGAAGATAAAACAGTTTTAGATCGATCTATTTTTGAAGATTGGTACTTTGCTAGAGTGAATACAGACATTGGCCGTATTAGTGAAGAAGAGTTTTCAATTTACGAAAATCTATCTCGTAATATGATGGAAGAATTAGCTGAAATCCCGCGCAAGCATCCTGATTTAATGTTGTATCTGCATGGTTCTTTTGAAACAGTGATGACTCGCATCGAAAACCGTGGACGTGATTTTGAACAAGGAGAGGAACTCACCAACTATTACCACCGCTTATGGTCTGGTTATGATGATTGGGTGGAAAATCACTATAATCAATCCAAAGTGATGTTCATTGATATGGAAAAATACGACTTGGTCAAGTACCCCCACCATCAAAATGTCTTAATTCAAGATATTAAAGACTTTATGATTGAAAATGATATTGTGACTGCTGACACATTTGAATAA
- the nrdG gene encoding anaerobic ribonucleoside-triphosphate reductase activating protein, whose protein sequence is MVEDKQEARPEDFLSEEDIKRAELIQKRLARRAQRAPKSPNNPEPKEWLAKDWSRGKIADYKAYNFVDGEGVRCSIYVSGCLFACPGCYNRVVQNFNYGIDYTEALQNQILEDIGASYCQGLTLLGGEPMLNTNILLPLCQALRDRYGHSKDIWCWSGYTFEELLVDSEDKLALLDLIDVLVDGRFLQDQMDLTLQFRGSRNQRIIDVPASLQKNELVLWTNADGLPYK, encoded by the coding sequence ATGGTGGAAGACAAGCAAGAGGCGCGACCTGAAGACTTTCTTAGTGAAGAAGATATTAAAAGGGCCGAATTAATTCAGAAGAGGTTAGCTAGAAGAGCCCAGCGCGCACCCAAATCCCCCAACAACCCAGAACCAAAAGAATGGTTAGCAAAAGATTGGTCTAGAGGAAAAATCGCTGACTACAAAGCTTATAACTTTGTGGATGGCGAAGGTGTTCGTTGTTCCATTTACGTCAGTGGTTGTCTCTTTGCTTGTCCAGGCTGCTACAACCGAGTTGTCCAGAATTTCAACTACGGAATTGATTACACTGAAGCACTACAAAATCAAATTTTGGAAGATATTGGGGCTAGTTACTGCCAAGGTTTGACCTTATTAGGTGGGGAACCTATGCTAAACACTAATATCTTACTACCGCTATGCCAGGCTTTACGTGACCGCTATGGGCACAGTAAAGATATTTGGTGCTGGTCAGGTTATACCTTTGAAGAGTTACTAGTCGATTCAGAAGATAAACTTGCCCTCTTAGACTTAATCGATGTGTTGGTTGATGGTCGTTTCCTACAAGATCAAATGGATCTAACTTTACAGTTTAGAGGAAGTCGCAACCAGCGAATTATTGATGTCCCAGCGAGTCTTCAAAAGAATGAGCTTGTACTTTGGACAAATGCTGACGGCTTGCCATATAAGTAA
- the nrdD gene encoding anaerobic ribonucleoside-triphosphate reductase has translation MAQAVQEILHLDSFDQVKVHKRDGRTVAFDVDKLQQSIIKASQSKQAETADINLILHQVLANLADIQKANPNDAIEVTTIHHQLVQVLQDQNFNHIAETYLANRQVAEERFANATNIQTRMQGLINKAQDVVNENANKDSKVFNTQRDLTAGIVSKAIGLKMLPKHVANAHLKGDIHIHDLDYNPYAPMTNCSLIDLENMFSNGFKIGNAEVASPKSIQTAAAQTAQIIANVASSQYGGTTVDRIDEVLAPYAEMNYKKNLAIAREWIDGAKKQEAFAKSRTKKDIHDAIQSLEYEINTLYTSQGQTPFTTFGFGLGTSWYEREIQKAIFDIRIEGLGKEKRTAIFPKLVFTLKRGVNLEPKDPNYDIKQLALTCATQRMYPDVLMYDKIVELTGSFKAPMGCRSFLQAWQDKHGQEVNSGRMNLGVVSLNLPRIALEAKGNQERFFSILDERLDIMADALLFRINRVKEAKPENAPILYMHGAFGKRLNEDEPVDLLFNQKRSTISMGYIGLYEIGTAFYGPNWESNPDAKDFTLSVLKTMKQKADHLGDTYGYHFSIYSTPAESLTDRFCELDLEKFGPISDITDKEYYTNSFHYDVRKSPTPFEKLEFEKDYPQYASGGFIHYCEYPNMRQNPKALEAVWDFAYDRVGYLGTNTPIDHCYECGFDGDFEPTDRGFKCPQCGNSNPKTCDVVKRTCGYLGNPQQRPMVNGRHKEISSRTKHLSQSRVNTSFEADGEDAIVYNEPVWGDQIDDQP, from the coding sequence ATGGCACAAGCAGTTCAAGAAATATTACACCTAGATAGCTTTGACCAAGTAAAAGTACACAAACGTGATGGTCGAACGGTCGCTTTTGATGTCGACAAATTACAACAATCCATTATAAAAGCAAGTCAAAGTAAACAAGCTGAAACAGCTGATATCAACCTAATATTGCACCAAGTATTGGCAAATTTAGCCGATATTCAAAAAGCAAACCCTAATGACGCCATAGAGGTGACCACTATTCATCACCAGTTAGTGCAAGTTTTACAAGACCAAAATTTCAACCATATAGCAGAGACCTATCTAGCAAACAGACAAGTGGCTGAAGAAAGGTTTGCTAATGCAACTAACATCCAGACTCGTATGCAAGGGCTTATCAATAAAGCACAGGATGTGGTGAACGAAAATGCCAATAAGGATAGTAAGGTCTTTAATACCCAACGCGACTTAACAGCAGGTATCGTGTCGAAAGCTATCGGCCTTAAAATGCTACCAAAGCATGTCGCTAATGCGCACTTAAAAGGGGATATTCATATCCATGACTTGGACTATAATCCGTACGCACCAATGACAAACTGTTCATTGATTGACCTAGAAAATATGTTTAGTAATGGCTTCAAGATTGGTAACGCCGAAGTGGCATCACCAAAATCCATTCAAACAGCAGCAGCTCAAACGGCTCAAATTATTGCTAATGTTGCATCTAGTCAATATGGTGGTACGACTGTTGACCGCATAGACGAAGTCTTAGCGCCTTATGCAGAAATGAATTACAAAAAGAATCTCGCTATTGCTAGAGAATGGATCGATGGTGCCAAAAAACAAGAGGCCTTCGCAAAGTCTCGTACGAAAAAAGATATCCACGATGCAATCCAAAGTCTAGAGTACGAAATCAATACTTTATATACTTCTCAAGGTCAGACACCCTTTACAACCTTTGGCTTTGGTTTAGGGACTTCTTGGTATGAGCGAGAAATTCAAAAAGCTATTTTTGATATTCGTATCGAAGGATTAGGCAAGGAAAAAAGGACTGCCATTTTTCCTAAGTTGGTCTTCACCCTTAAACGAGGGGTAAACCTTGAACCTAAAGATCCTAATTACGATATCAAGCAATTAGCACTGACTTGTGCGACGCAAAGAATGTACCCGGATGTCTTAATGTATGACAAAATTGTTGAATTAACAGGCTCTTTCAAAGCACCCATGGGTTGTCGGTCTTTCTTACAGGCTTGGCAAGATAAGCATGGACAAGAAGTGAATAGTGGCCGGATGAATCTTGGCGTGGTCAGTTTAAACTTACCACGGATTGCACTTGAAGCTAAAGGCAACCAAGAACGATTCTTTAGCATATTAGATGAACGGCTAGATATTATGGCGGATGCGCTTTTATTCCGTATCAACCGGGTAAAGGAAGCTAAGCCAGAAAACGCACCGATTTTATATATGCACGGTGCCTTTGGTAAAAGATTAAATGAGGATGAGCCAGTCGACCTATTATTTAATCAGAAACGGTCTACCATATCAATGGGATATATCGGTTTATATGAGATCGGTACAGCTTTTTATGGCCCTAATTGGGAGTCAAATCCTGACGCAAAGGACTTTACCCTGTCTGTTTTGAAAACGATGAAACAAAAAGCTGATCATCTAGGAGATACCTACGGCTACCACTTTAGTATCTATTCAACACCAGCTGAAAGTCTGACTGATCGTTTTTGCGAATTGGACCTTGAAAAATTTGGGCCAATCTCGGATATTACGGATAAAGAATACTATACAAACTCATTTCACTATGACGTCCGCAAATCTCCTACGCCGTTTGAAAAACTTGAATTTGAAAAAGACTATCCGCAATATGCAAGTGGTGGTTTCATTCACTACTGTGAGTACCCAAATATGAGACAAAATCCTAAAGCGCTTGAAGCTGTGTGGGATTTCGCCTATGACCGGGTAGGCTATCTAGGGACTAACACCCCAATTGACCACTGCTATGAATGTGGTTTTGATGGTGATTTTGAACCAACTGACCGCGGCTTTAAATGCCCACAATGTGGTAATAGTAACCCTAAAACCTGCGATGTCGTTAAACGGACTTGTGGTTACCTCGGTAATCCACAGCAACGACCAATGGTAAACGGACGACATAAAGAAATTTCATCTCGGACAAAACATCTCTCTCAAAGTCGCGTAAATACCTCATTTGAAGCGGACGGAGAAGATGCCATTGTCTACAATGAACCAGTATGGGGTGATCAGATTGACGACCAACCATAA
- a CDS encoding DUF438 domain-containing protein has protein sequence MKKKHTNQEKQRLQVLTDMLTQLHHGVDPNSLQEAFNQHFSGVSAIEIAMMEQKIIYKDDNDITFEDVLKLCNVHARMFEDQVTGHSAVEIEQENHPVQVFKAENMAFRACINRINNIFKALEALNEDDPSRLDFTDGLKRQYQLLGQFEHHYTRKERVFFPLLEKYGYHAPPKVMWAKDDEIRDLFQAALKQVDLLRNTDFTERLTIVKLAFADFEYEFKEMIFKEEAILINILAESLSSQDWAKVSEQSDIYGFAIIRPTGTWTSSDEKDDDQHEDTTPLTKNVDQPRKAIIESQKISFPDGAMLISWERKPEFQATESYQQAIIDPDMPLPVGDGFLSTNQMRIILDRIPVTLTFINSAGHIQYTNYTLPCQDKTGFPFQYRENCQIGMAAQTLFPASIWKTIHPVFEKLKSGQEKAVSYWFQETSAGGTAMIYVTYQPLFDDEHQFLGIVECVQNIQRFIDIAPGTDRSVKGPDEADLKNKKLTTLVRLKENRTSKQSETIQFSDGYVQVDWYSHHNQLLTRPDQVAIDQPLDLENGYLSLAEFTSLMNALPFEITYIDENFCFRYFNHVVPYDQMIFKRSPLEIGRDIEFCHPPRLWPKIAQLLDDLKNARLIIQPMRFSSPNFFAYIEYLATFDDQDQFRGVVEAVLDIQDYRNLANTEKHFF, from the coding sequence ATGAAAAAGAAGCATACTAACCAAGAAAAACAACGATTACAGGTGCTTACTGACATGTTGACGCAACTTCACCATGGCGTAGACCCTAACAGTTTACAAGAAGCATTTAACCAGCACTTTTCCGGTGTTTCGGCCATTGAAATCGCCATGATGGAGCAAAAAATTATCTACAAAGACGATAATGACATCACCTTTGAAGATGTCTTGAAATTGTGTAACGTACATGCCCGCATGTTTGAAGACCAAGTAACAGGTCATTCAGCTGTAGAAATCGAACAAGAAAATCATCCCGTTCAGGTATTTAAAGCTGAAAACATGGCCTTTAGAGCCTGCATTAACCGAATCAACAATATTTTTAAAGCCTTAGAAGCCTTAAACGAAGATGATCCTAGTCGCTTAGACTTTACAGACGGCCTGAAGCGGCAATACCAACTCTTAGGGCAATTTGAACACCACTATACTCGTAAAGAACGGGTTTTCTTTCCACTGCTTGAAAAATACGGTTATCATGCGCCACCCAAAGTTATGTGGGCCAAAGATGATGAGATTCGTGACCTATTTCAAGCAGCTTTAAAGCAAGTCGATTTATTAAGAAATACAGATTTTACAGAAAGATTAACGATAGTAAAGTTAGCTTTTGCAGATTTTGAATATGAATTTAAGGAGATGATTTTTAAAGAGGAAGCCATTCTTATAAATATTCTAGCCGAAAGTTTGTCTAGTCAAGATTGGGCCAAGGTTAGTGAACAAAGTGATATTTACGGCTTTGCGATTATCCGACCTACAGGTACATGGACAAGTTCAGATGAAAAAGATGATGACCAACATGAAGACACTACACCACTTACCAAAAATGTAGACCAGCCACGTAAAGCCATCATTGAAAGCCAAAAAATCAGTTTTCCTGATGGCGCTATGCTCATCAGCTGGGAAAGAAAACCCGAATTTCAAGCTACAGAAAGCTACCAGCAAGCGATCATTGACCCTGACATGCCACTCCCTGTTGGCGATGGATTCTTATCTACCAACCAAATGCGGATTATCTTAGACCGGATACCAGTCACCCTTACCTTTATCAATTCAGCAGGACATATTCAATACACAAATTACACCCTGCCCTGTCAAGATAAGACGGGGTTCCCCTTTCAATATCGTGAAAATTGTCAGATAGGGATGGCTGCACAGACGCTTTTTCCAGCCAGTATTTGGAAAACAATTCACCCAGTTTTTGAAAAACTAAAATCTGGTCAAGAAAAGGCTGTATCCTACTGGTTCCAAGAAACAAGCGCTGGGGGTACTGCAATGATTTATGTGACATATCAACCACTATTCGATGATGAACATCAATTCTTAGGCATCGTCGAATGCGTCCAGAATATTCAACGGTTTATTGACATCGCCCCAGGCACAGACCGTTCTGTTAAAGGACCGGATGAAGCAGATTTAAAAAACAAAAAATTGACAACTTTAGTACGACTCAAAGAAAATCGCACTAGCAAACAAAGTGAAACGATACAATTTTCCGATGGATATGTACAGGTTGATTGGTATAGTCACCACAATCAACTGCTCACTAGACCAGACCAAGTAGCCATTGATCAACCATTAGACTTGGAAAATGGCTATCTATCCCTTGCTGAGTTCACCAGTTTAATGAACGCCCTGCCTTTTGAAATTACCTATATAGACGAAAACTTCTGTTTTAGATATTTCAACCACGTGGTGCCTTATGATCAGATGATTTTCAAACGCTCACCTTTGGAAATCGGTCGTGACATTGAGTTTTGTCATCCACCACGCTTATGGCCAAAGATTGCGCAACTTTTAGATGATTTAAAAAATGCTCGTCTGATTATTCAGCCAATGCGCTTTTCTAGCCCTAATTTTTTTGCATATATCGAATACCTAGCCACTTTTGATGATCAAGATCAATTCCGCGGGGTAGTAGAGGCTGTCTTAGATATTCAAGACTACCGAAATTTAGCAAATACAGAAAAGCACTTTTTTTAA
- a CDS encoding DUF1858 domain-containing protein — protein MNPTDDFTVDFNQPVKTLIDDHPDLLALLVEIGFTPLEDPILRQSIGQFVTLNRGAKIAGVSVAFICQQLIYNGYQPIGVKKNNEKEAY, from the coding sequence ATGAACCCTACCGATGATTTCACTGTTGACTTTAACCAACCTGTCAAAACGCTCATCGACGACCATCCCGACCTATTAGCTTTATTAGTTGAAATTGGTTTTACCCCTTTGGAAGACCCAATCTTACGCCAATCAATCGGCCAATTTGTGACCCTTAATCGCGGTGCTAAAATTGCAGGTGTCTCCGTAGCATTTATCTGTCAACAACTGATTTACAATGGCTATCAACCAATTGGAGTAAAGAAAAATAATGAAAAAGAAGCATACTAA
- a CDS encoding metal-sulfur cluster assembly factor gives MSVSASTYGIVFKGEAVNHQKDIMAQLLEVIDPELGIDFPNLGLIYEVDLNLTGECTVVMTLTTPACPLVFVIEKDFQEKLSQLTIIKAVTVTITFDPVWSIQRLSPFACVCLGMPIQG, from the coding sequence ATGTCCGTATCAGCAAGTACATATGGGATTGTTTTTAAAGGAGAGGCTGTGAACCACCAAAAGGACATAATGGCGCAATTACTCGAGGTTATTGACCCAGAGTTAGGGATTGATTTTCCAAATTTAGGTTTAATTTATGAAGTAGATCTGAATCTCACAGGTGAGTGTACTGTAGTGATGACCCTTACGACACCAGCTTGTCCATTAGTATTTGTGATTGAAAAGGACTTTCAGGAAAAGCTGAGTCAATTAACTATCATAAAGGCAGTGACTGTGACGATTACATTCGATCCTGTCTGGTCAATCCAACGACTAAGTCCTTTTGCCTGTGTCTGCCTTGGTATGCCGATTCAAGGATAA
- a CDS encoding IS6-like element IS1216 family transposase: protein MNHFKGKQFQQDVIIVAVGYYLRYNLSYREVQEILYDRGINVSHTTIYRWVQEYGKLLYKIWKKKNKKSFYSWKMDETYIKIKGKWHYLYRAIDADGLTLDIWLRKKRDTQAAYAFLKRLVKQFDEPKVVVTDKAPSITSAFKKLKEYGGFYQGTEHRTIKYLNNLIEQDHRPVKRRNKFYRSLRTASTTIKGMEAIRGLYKKTRKEGTLFGFSVCTEIKVLLGIPA from the coding sequence ATGAATCATTTTAAAGGAAAGCAATTTCAGCAGGATGTGATTATTGTAGCCGTGGGCTACTATCTTCGTTATAACCTTAGCTATCGTGAAGTTCAAGAAATCTTATATGATCGTGGCATTAACGTTTCTCATACGACGATTTATCGTTGGGTGCAAGAATATGGCAAACTACTCTATAAAATTTGGAAAAAGAAAAATAAAAAATCCTTTTATTCATGGAAAATGGATGAAACGTACATCAAAATTAAAGGAAAATGGCATTATTTGTATCGAGCCATCGATGCAGATGGTTTAACCTTGGATATTTGGTTACGTAAAAAACGGGACACACAAGCAGCCTATGCTTTTCTTAAGCGGTTAGTGAAGCAGTTTGATGAACCGAAGGTTGTAGTCACAGATAAAGCCCCCTCTATTACAAGTGCCTTTAAGAAACTAAAAGAATACGGCGGCTTTTATCAAGGGACAGAACATCGTACTATTAAATACCTGAATAATTTGATTGAACAAGACCATCGTCCAGTAAAGAGACGCAATAAATTCTATCGAAGTTTACGCACTGCCTCTACCACGATTAAAGGCATGGAAGCCATTCGAGGATTATATAAGAAAACCCGAAAAGAAGGCACTCTCTTCGGGTTTTCGGTCTGTACTGAAATCAAGGTATTATTGGGAATCCCAGCTTAA
- a CDS encoding two pore domain potassium channel family protein, protein MSYLLYVLGAAIIIVTLIDIIWTTLWVDGGEGWITDRLTTVIWRRILKSGKENLMNISGPLILTATLFTWFFLLWFGATVFFAGDLGAIVDSSSSQSITWYQLPYYSGFVVFTLGIGDFTPQTTFFQITTALFSGIGMLMLTLGASYILSIVSAVVEKMTLARNIMGIGESSVDFLQTIWNGKNFNQLDDVLADLNSQINQYTIQIQAFPLLKYYHSEDIEKATTVAIAVLYDSVLVLRYGIKTERLVNTTLVDATVKSINNFIDTSSDGYGNLFEDYDKNPPKLELSSLEQTRIPLNRQEDYEKNMEEYEDKRYQLQKIIMIDYHDWPNQ, encoded by the coding sequence ATGTCATATCTTTTGTATGTTCTTGGTGCAGCGATTATTATTGTGACGCTGATTGATATTATTTGGACCACTTTATGGGTAGATGGGGGAGAGGGGTGGATAACGGACCGATTAACTACAGTCATCTGGCGTAGAATTTTAAAATCAGGTAAGGAGAACCTGATGAATATTTCTGGTCCTTTAATTCTCACGGCTACATTATTTACGTGGTTCTTTCTCCTCTGGTTTGGCGCAACGGTCTTTTTCGCTGGCGATTTAGGTGCCATTGTTGATTCTTCTTCTAGTCAATCCATTACTTGGTATCAATTACCGTATTACAGCGGCTTTGTGGTGTTTACATTAGGGATCGGCGACTTTACACCTCAAACCACTTTTTTTCAAATAACTACCGCTTTATTTTCCGGAATAGGCATGTTGATGCTCACTCTTGGGGCCTCTTATATCCTTTCTATTGTCAGTGCAGTGGTTGAAAAAATGACACTTGCACGTAATATTATGGGAATTGGAGAAAGCAGTGTAGATTTTTTGCAAACGATATGGAACGGGAAAAATTTTAATCAGCTGGATGACGTTTTAGCTGACTTAAATTCACAAATTAATCAATATACAATACAAATTCAAGCTTTTCCTTTGCTTAAATACTACCACAGTGAGGATATTGAAAAAGCAACCACGGTAGCGATAGCAGTGCTCTATGACTCTGTACTGGTTCTCAGATATGGGATAAAAACTGAAAGATTAGTGAATACGACACTAGTTGATGCAACAGTAAAAAGTATTAATAATTTTATAGATACTTCTAGCGATGGTTATGGCAATCTTTTTGAAGATTATGATAAAAATCCGCCAAAACTTGAACTATCCAGTTTAGAACAGACAAGGATCCCTTTAAATCGTCAAGAAGACTATGAAAAAAATATGGAAGAATACGAAGACAAACGATATCAGCTACAAAAAATCATTATGATTGATTACCATGACTGGCCAAATCAGTAA
- a CDS encoding IS6-like element IS1216 family transposase, translating into MNHFKGKQFQQDVIIIAVGYYLRYNLSYREVQEILYDRGINVSHTTIYRWVQEYGKLLYQIWKKKNKKSFYSWKMDETYIKIKGKWHYLYRAIDADGLTLDIWLRKKRDTQAAYAFLKRLVKQFDEPKVVVTDKAPSITSAFNKLKEYGGFYQGTEHRTIKYLNNLIEQDHRPVKRRNKFYRSLRTASTTIKGMEAIRGLYKKTRKEGTLFGFSVCTEIKVLLGIPA; encoded by the coding sequence ATGAATCATTTTAAAGGAAAGCAATTTCAGCAGGATGTGATTATTATAGCCGTGGGCTACTATCTTCGTTATAACCTTAGCTATCGTGAAGTTCAAGAAATCTTATATGATCGTGGCATTAACGTTTCTCATACGACGATTTATCGTTGGGTGCAAGAATATGGCAAACTACTCTATCAAATTTGGAAAAAGAAAAATAAAAAATCCTTTTATTCATGGAAAATGGATGAAACGTACATCAAAATTAAAGGAAAATGGCATTATTTGTATCGAGCCATCGATGCAGATGGTTTAACCTTGGATATTTGGTTACGTAAAAAACGGGACACACAAGCAGCCTATGCTTTTCTTAAGCGGTTAGTGAAGCAGTTTGATGAACCGAAGGTTGTAGTCACAGATAAAGCCCCCTCCATTACAAGTGCCTTTAATAAACTAAAAGAATACGGCGGCTTTTATCAAGGGACAGAACATCGTACCATTAAATACCTGAATAATTTGATTGAACAAGACCATCGTCCAGTAAAGAGACGCAATAAATTCTATCGAAGTTTACGCACTGCCTCTACCACGATTAAAGGCATGGAAGCCATTCGAGGATTATATAAGAAAACCCGAAAAGAAGGCACTCTCTTCGGGTTTTCGGTCTGTACTGAAATCAAGGTATTATTGGGAATCCCAGCTTAA
- a CDS encoding type II toxin-antitoxin system RelE/ParE family toxin, whose product MVNKKIEFEFFDEEEFKKFLDKLPSKDAIKVMSMIDNIEIRGIQSSIKNQWVKKLDDNLFEIRSKSSNNIQRGIYFHVKDSRYIITHFFTKKDQKTPKREIERGKNRRKLYFVRRKSDE is encoded by the coding sequence ATGGTTAACAAAAAAATTGAATTTGAATTTTTTGATGAAGAAGAGTTTAAAAAATTCTTAGATAAATTGCCCTCAAAAGATGCAATTAAAGTGATGTCTATGATTGATAATATTGAAATTAGAGGCATTCAATCATCCATCAAAAACCAATGGGTTAAGAAATTGGATGATAACTTATTCGAAATTAGGTCGAAATCTAGTAATAATATACAACGTGGGATTTACTTCCATGTAAAGGATTCACGATATATTATTACCCACTTCTTCACTAAGAAAGATCAGAAAACGCCAAAACGTGAAATTGAACGTGGGAAAAATCGGCGTAAATTATACTTTGTTAGGAGGAAATCAGATGAATAG
- a CDS encoding helix-turn-helix domain-containing protein has translation MNRVLEEYAAERELKEPGFAEEWENEKVQNRIADQIYNIRKNLGLSQREFAKLVGKPQSTIGRIESREVNASLDTIVSIANATNKKLIVELV, from the coding sequence ATGAATAGAGTATTAGAAGAATATGCTGCAGAAAGAGAATTAAAAGAGCCAGGATTCGCTGAAGAATGGGAAAATGAAAAAGTACAGAATCGTATTGCAGATCAAATCTACAATATTCGCAAAAATCTAGGTTTAAGCCAACGTGAATTTGCTAAATTGGTTGGTAAACCGCAGTCCACTATAGGTAGAATTGAATCTCGTGAAGTGAATGCTTCTTTGGATACTATTGTATCTATTGCAAATGCAACGAATAAAAAACTAATAGTTGAGTTAGTGTAG
- a CDS encoding type II toxin-antitoxin system RelB/DinJ family antitoxin — MEKARKTRTSPKRVTKGKSNKSESSTITIRVDKDLKEEAAELFEDLGMNTSTAINTFLRQSVRENKVPFEIKRNIETENALREVKEGHLETFENFDEFWEDLNED, encoded by the coding sequence ATGGAAAAAGCTCGTAAAACACGTACTTCACCTAAAAGAGTGACTAAAGGAAAAAGCAACAAATCTGAATCTTCTACAATTACCATAAGAGTGGATAAAGACCTTAAAGAAGAAGCTGCCGAATTATTTGAAGATTTAGGTATGAACACGTCTACAGCTATTAATACATTTTTAAGACAAAGTGTCCGTGAAAATAAAGTCCCATTTGAAATTAAAAGAAATATTGAAACTGAAAATGCCCTACGAGAAGTTAAAGAAGGTCATTTAGAAACCTTTGAAAATTTTGATGAATTTTGGGAAGATTTAAATGAAGATTAG
- a CDS encoding type II toxin-antitoxin system YafQ family toxin translates to MKISRTSNFKRDYKKFKKKHYDMDKLAQVIKLIINGEKETLRTQYHDHMLKGQYAGFRELHIEKDWLLVYKVDNDQLILTLIRTGTHDDLF, encoded by the coding sequence ATGAAGATTAGTAGGACTTCAAATTTCAAACGGGATTACAAAAAGTTTAAGAAAAAACACTATGATATGGATAAGCTTGCTCAAGTTATCAAACTCATTATCAATGGTGAAAAAGAAACTTTGCGTACACAATACCATGACCATATGTTAAAAGGTCAATATGCTGGTTTTCGTGAATTACATATTGAGAAAGACTGGTTGCTGGTCTATAAAGTAGATAACGATCAATTGATCCTGACTTTAATTAGAACTGGCACGCATGATGATTTATTCTAA
- a CDS encoding helix-turn-helix domain-containing protein yields the protein MRDTLKDSMSELIKFTHNKPNKVMVRKYTLNNLPEYNPSAVKTVRNKTQMTQKVFSDLLVVSVRTVEAWETGKSHPNGSARRLLQLIEQNPEMVEEIEYASAKG from the coding sequence ATGCGTGATACACTAAAAGACAGTATGAGTGAATTAATAAAGTTCACTCATAACAAACCAAATAAAGTTATGGTTAGAAAGTACACATTAAATAATCTACCGGAATACAATCCATCGGCTGTCAAAACAGTCCGTAACAAAACACAAATGACACAAAAAGTTTTTTCCGATCTTTTAGTAGTATCGGTTAGAACGGTTGAAGCTTGGGAAACTGGAAAATCACATCCAAACGGTAGTGCTAGAAGATTACTACAATTAATCGAACAAAATCCTGAAATGGTTGAAGAAATCGAATATGCTTCCGCAAAAGGATAA